Proteins encoded by one window of Myripristis murdjan chromosome 1, fMyrMur1.1, whole genome shotgun sequence:
- the LOC115367089 gene encoding zinc finger protein OZF-like: MGPDTSSVLKTESSEESTGEVVVKVISDSESNDAPTRSASKNPKQPESSISDRCYPCSVCGKTFDRPSKLERHKPVHTRKPKTLHQCQHCDKSFTQLEKLIRHQNNHNRTNKHPCPDCGKIFNRPSKLERHKRTHSKKPKVPHQCSYCMKTFSKLNKLVRHERMHTGEKPFPCSVCGKRFSDSGHCKAHEKTHDEQPEKPHCCPDCGMCFFKASELRRHFRSHTGEKPFSCTLCDSCFSRSEGLKRHMRSHTGERPYKCLICGKGFYSRQDLNIHGLTHSGEKPHLCPVCGKGFSQLGNMKEHEQNVHVKSEKYICNECGATFTRYKSLTKHQRTHTGERPYLCLTCGRRFSWSHSLSRHRRTHTHRQMSMDTSKDLLSFEGPSETPTS; encoded by the exons ATGGGCCCAGATACTTCATCTGTGCTTAAAACAGAGTCTTCAGAGGAAA GTACTGGTGAAGTTGTCGTGAAGGTTATCTCCGATTCAGAGTCTAATGATGCTCCAACTCGCTCTGCATCCAAGAACCCAAAGCAGCCAGAGAGCAGCATTTCAGACAGATGCTACCCCTGCTCCGTCTGTGGCAAGACATTTGACAGACCATCAAAGCTGGAGAGACACAAACCAGTGCACACAAGGAAGCCCAAGACTCTACATCAGTGTCAACATTGTGACAAGAgtttcacacagctggagaagCTTATCCGACACCAGAACAACCACAATAGGACAAACAAGCACCCTTGTCCTGACTGTGGAAAAATTTTCAACAGGCCATCAAAACTAGAGAGGCACAAGCGCACACACTCAAAGAAACCCAAGGTGCCTCATCAGTGTTCATACTGCATGAAGACGTTCAGCAAACTGAACAAACTTGTCCGCCATGAGCGGATGCACACTGGGGAGAAGCCTTTCCCTTGCTCAGTCTGCGGGAAACGATTCTCTGACTCAGGTCACTGCAAAGCGCACGAGAAGACGCATGACGAGCAGCCGGAAAAACCTCACTGCTGCCCAGACTGCGGGATGTGCTTCTTCAAAGCCTCGGAGCTCCGTCGGCATTTCCGCtcccacacaggagagaaacctttcagcTGCACCCTGTGCGACAGCTGCTTCTCCCGCTCAGAGGGGCTCAAGAGACACATGCGGAGCCACACAGGGGAAAGACCGTACAAATGCCTTATCTGTGGGAAAGGATTTTATTCCCGACAAGATCTGAACATTCATGGCTTAACGCACTCAGGAGAGAAACCGCATCTTTGCCCGGTGTGCGGTAAAGGCTTCTCGCAGCTGGGCAATATGAAGGAACATGAGCAAAATGTCCATGTTAAGTCAGAGAAGTATATTTGCAATGAGTGCGGTGCAACTTTCACACGGTACAAGTCATTGACAAAGCATCAGCGCACCCACACAGGAGAAAGACCTTACCTGTGCCTCACCTGTGGTCGCAGGTTTTCATGGAGTCATTCTCTCAGTAGACACCGgaggacgcacacacacaggcagatgtCTATGGACACATCCAAAGACTTGTTAAGCTTTGAAGGGCCTTCTGAGACGCCCACTAGTTAA